A genomic region of Methanobacterium sp. SMA-27 contains the following coding sequences:
- a CDS encoding VOC family protein, which yields MKVKYATIIVEDMAESTKFYTDVMGLKIDSQHNPYPGLTITLLKGEGDAMIELIKNTENETGLFSVGMEVEDINTTVKELKSKGAKITKEPMPITIGTLAFLEDPNGATIVLIQHH from the coding sequence ATGAAAGTTAAATACGCTACCATCATAGTTGAGGATATGGCTGAGTCAACTAAATTTTACACAGATGTTATGGGACTTAAAATAGATAGCCAACACAACCCTTACCCCGGATTAACAATCACACTATTGAAAGGGGAAGGAGATGCTATGATAGAACTCATAAAAAATACAGAAAATGAAACTGGCCTATTTTCAGTGGGAATGGAAGTTGAAGACATAAACACCACGGTAAAAGAACTCAAATCCAAAGGTGCCAAAATCACCAAAGAACCCATGCCAATAACAATTGGAACCCTTGCATTCTTAGAAGATCCAAATGGGGCCACAATAGTGCTAATTCAACATCATTAA
- a CDS encoding HEAT repeat domain-containing protein, which yields MINSSEEKRNLDLKRRGQISPEDLKAYAEFSTEHLIKMLDDSNPQKRTIDATILGNKRDSKSIRNLCASLKKENALYPRIAMSEALGKMGEASVPPLIKLLGQIGKNQEVELPKKYFNKRSFPLARDMAARTIIKIGKPATPYLIKVMEEQDDFIMQQAIDAIGGIAAKTDDKSALSVMIDGLEIHSDNKISLWKIIRALSGFKHNEEALTPLVSILKSNYDAAIIWESARTLGQINISRPDVITALHELEQTDNPEIKKASKNALINL from the coding sequence ATGATAAATAGTTCTGAAGAGAAAAGAAATTTGGATCTAAAAAGAAGGGGACAGATTTCACCGGAAGATCTTAAAGCATATGCTGAATTTTCAACAGAACATTTAATCAAAATGTTAGATGATAGTAATCCTCAAAAAAGAACAATTGATGCGACTATTTTAGGAAATAAAAGGGACAGTAAGAGCATTAGAAATCTATGCGCTTCTTTGAAGAAAGAAAATGCACTCTATCCACGAATTGCCATGTCTGAAGCGTTAGGAAAAATGGGTGAAGCATCAGTTCCACCATTAATCAAATTATTGGGTCAAATTGGGAAGAATCAAGAAGTTGAATTACCAAAAAAATATTTTAACAAGAGAAGTTTCCCATTAGCACGTGATATGGCCGCAAGAACCATTATAAAAATTGGAAAACCAGCTACACCTTATCTAATCAAAGTAATGGAAGAACAAGATGATTTTATCATGCAACAGGCAATTGATGCTATAGGGGGAATAGCAGCTAAGACAGATGATAAAAGTGCATTGTCTGTTATGATTGATGGCCTTGAAATACATTCAGATAATAAAATTAGTTTATGGAAAATAATAAGAGCTTTAAGTGGATTTAAACATAATGAAGAAGCATTAACCCCATTGGTAAGTATATTAAAAAGTAATTATGATGCTGCAATTATATGGGAGTCAGCAAGAACCCTAGGTCAAATTAATATTAGTAGACCAGATGTTATAACTGCACTTCATGAATTAGAACAAACTGATAATCCTGAAATTAAAAAAGCATCGAAAAATGCCTTAATTAATTTATAA
- a CDS encoding GNAT family N-acetyltransferase, with product MIIRMEKTDYHSAIREVNLKAFPSDVEATLVERIRNSMDVISIVAIVEGKVVGHILFSPLTIENDKESFPALILAPIAVLPEYQNQGIGSKLVEKGIVECRNQGHSIIILVGHPEFYPRFGFKPAEQNGIQHPFEVPEDVFMVYDLIPDALCRVNGVLKYSMAFDDLL from the coding sequence ATGATTATTCGTATGGAAAAAACAGATTATCATTCTGCAATCAGGGAAGTGAATCTCAAGGCATTCCCTAGTGATGTTGAAGCAACTCTCGTTGAAAGAATCAGAAATTCTATGGATGTTATTTCAATAGTTGCAATTGTTGAGGGTAAAGTGGTTGGCCATATACTTTTCAGCCCCTTAACCATTGAAAATGATAAGGAATCATTTCCCGCACTTATACTTGCACCCATTGCTGTTCTACCTGAATATCAAAATCAGGGTATAGGATCTAAACTTGTTGAAAAAGGGATTGTTGAATGCAGAAATCAAGGACATTCAATTATAATACTAGTCGGGCATCCTGAATTCTATCCTCGTTTTGGATTTAAACCAGCAGAACAAAATGGCATCCAACACCCATTTGAAGTTCCTGAAGATGTCTTCATGGTATATGATCTAATACCAGATGCTCTTTGTAGAGTAAATGGTGTACTTAAATATTCTATGGCTTTTGATGATCTACTGTAG